TGAAGTGGAGCAATGCGGCAATGGCTCACGCTGCTTTGTTCGCTTCGTGCTCGACCAAGGCCTTTCTACAAAGAATCCTTTGCGCGTAGAAGTAGCGCACACCGTTCTTACCCTGAGATCTCATGATGATGGCCAGGTAGAAGTGGATATGGGCGCGCCGATTTTTGAGCATAGCCAAATCCCCTTCAACCCGAGTGGCTTAGCTAGCAAGCAAGAGTTTCATGAAGTGCTCTACGCATTGCCTATTGCTACACCCGCAACTCACGATAGCTGGGTTGGTGTCGTGTCGATGGGCAACCCCCATGCAGTTCAAGTAGTCGGCGATGTGGATAGTGCGCCCGTACTCGAAGAGGGCCCATCAATTGAGAAAAATCCAGCATTCCCCAAAAGAGTCAACGCGGGTTACATGCAGGTACTCAATCGCAATGAAATCAAGCTACGCGTCTTTGAGCGTGGTGCTGGTGAGACTTTGGCCTGTGGCACGGGTGCATGCGCCGCAGTAGTCTCAGGTATTCGTCGTGGCTTACTCGACTCACCAGTCAAGGTACATACCCGCGGCGGCGATTTACAAATTGCTTGGAGCGGCATGATCAATGAAGTGGCTCAGAGTGTCATCATGACAGGTCCAGCCATTACCGTGTTCGAAGGTGAAACGAAGATCTAAAGATTAGGGCTGCTCCTTACTTTAAATGCCGTACTTCTCCCGATAGGCCTTCACTGCTGGCAGATAGTTTGTTAGCTCGGTATTGCTTGAGGCGGTCAGGAAAGCCATTAAGTCTGCCAAATTTGCGATTGCCACTACTGGCAAACCAAACTCTTGCTCAACAGCTTGTACTGCCGACTTGTCACCAATCTCGGTAGCAGTCCCGGATTTCTCCATACGATCCAGGGCAATTAATACTGCTGCCGGCTCAGCGCCTGCATCTCGAATGAGTTTCACGGACTCTCGAACAGAAGTACCCGCAGAAATCACATCATCAATAATGACCACCCTGCCTTTTACTGGGGCACCTACCAATGAACCGCCTTCACCATGGTCCTTGGCTTCTTTACGGTTATAGGCATACGGTACATTACGTCCAGCATCAGCCAATGCGATTGCTGTTGCAGCAGCTAAGGTGATCCCTTTATAAGCAGGTCCATAGAGCATGTCATATTCAAGCCCAGATTCTTGCAAGGCTTTAGCGTAATAACGGCCCAGCGCACTTAAACGGGCGCCATCATTGAATCCACCCGCATTAAAGAAATAAGGAGAAAGGCGCCCTGCTTTAGTTTTAAACTCCCCAAACGACAAAACATTTGCCTCTAGGGCAAATTGAATAAAGTTATCTTGATTAGAATTTTTTGAGCTCATAGGCCTATATGTTACGCATCATTTCTGCCAACCTCAACGGTATCCGTTCAGCAATCAAAAAAGGCTTTATGCCTTGGGTTGTAAAACAAAAGGCAGACTTTGTCTGCATGCAGGAGCTCAAGGCTCAACAGGACGATTTGGAAGATGCCATTCTTAACCCAGATGGCTTACACGGCTTCTTTCACCATGCCGAGAAAAAGGGCTATAGCGGATGTGGCATCTACACCCCGCATAAGCCTGATGAGGTGCTCTATGGCTATGGCAACGAGGAGTTCGATGCTGAGGGCCGTTATGTCGAGGTTAGATTTAACAAGCTATCCGTGATCTCGGTATACATGCCCTCAGGCTCCAGCTCGCCAGAAAGGCAAGAAGCAAAATATCGCTATCTGGATTCTTTCTTGCCACACTTAGTTGAACTTAAACAGTCAGGACGTGAGATTGTGTTGTGTGGGGATGTGAATATTGCCCACAATGAGATTGACCTCAAGAACTGGAAAGGCAACCTGAAGAATTCAGGATTCTTACCAGAAGAGCGTGCTTGGCTGACAAACCTATTTGGCAAAGTCGGTTACGTAGATGTTTATAGAAAACTAGAGCCTGAAGCGACCGATACCTGCTACACCTGGTGGAGCAACCGTGGTCAAGCTTATGCAAAGAACGTAGGTTGGCGCATCGACTACCACATCACTACCCCAGGAATTGCGGCAAGCGCTAAAAATACCGCTGTCTATAAAGATGAGCGCTTCTCAGATCACGCACCACTCACAGTAGATTACGACTGGTCTATTTAGCGACTTGGGTGTCGTGCTTTTTAAATTCAACCACTTTGAAGTGAATAGTGAGCC
The window above is part of the beta proteobacterium CB genome. Proteins encoded here:
- the pyrE gene encoding Orotate phosphoribosyltransferase codes for the protein MSSKNSNQDNFIQFALEANVLSFGEFKTKAGRLSPYFFNAGGFNDGARLSALGRYYAKALQESGLEYDMLYGPAYKGITLAAATAIALADAGRNVPYAYNRKEAKDHGEGGSLVGAPVKGRVVIIDDVISAGTSVRESVKLIRDAGAEPAAVLIALDRMEKSGTATEIGDKSAVQAVEQEFGLPVVAIANLADLMAFLTASSNTELTNYLPAVKAYREKYGI
- a CDS encoding Exodeoxyribonuclease III Xth, which gives rise to MLRIISANLNGIRSAIKKGFMPWVVKQKADFVCMQELKAQQDDLEDAILNPDGLHGFFHHAEKKGYSGCGIYTPHKPDEVLYGYGNEEFDAEGRYVEVRFNKLSVISVYMPSGSSSPERQEAKYRYLDSFLPHLVELKQSGREIVLCGDVNIAHNEIDLKNWKGNLKNSGFLPEERAWLTNLFGKVGYVDVYRKLEPEATDTCYTWWSNRGQAYAKNVGWRIDYHITTPGIAASAKNTAVYKDERFSDHAPLTVDYDWSI
- a CDS encoding Diaminopimelate epimerase encodes the protein MSANLNKPARKLRFTKMHGAGNDFIVLNGIDQDLSDITREQWQKLAHRQFGIGADQILLVEKATRPDADFRYRIFNADGGEVEQCGNGSRCFVRFVLDQGLSTKNPLRVEVAHTVLTLRSHDDGQVEVDMGAPIFEHSQIPFNPSGLASKQEFHEVLYALPIATPATHDSWVGVVSMGNPHAVQVVGDVDSAPVLEEGPSIEKNPAFPKRVNAGYMQVLNRNEIKLRVFERGAGETLACGTGACAAVVSGIRRGLLDSPVKVHTRGGDLQIAWSGMINEVAQSVIMTGPAITVFEGETKI